The genomic window CCGCCAGATCCTCCTCCGTGCGCACCGAGACGATCTTCTTGTACACCACCATCTTTTCCTGGGGTTCCTGTATGTAGGAATCGGGAATGAAGCCGGTGTACTCGAGCTCGAGGTAGACCTCTTCCTCGGGCCGCTCCTCCTTCTGTTCGAGTTCGCGTATGGCCTCGTCGAGCAGTCGGAGATACATGTCGAAGCCCACGGAGTGGATATCACCGCTCTGTTCCCGTCCCAGGAGGTTCCCCGCGCCCCTCACCTCCAGATCCTTGAGTGCCACCTTGAACCCGGCGCCGAGTTCGGTGTGGTCGGCGATCACCTGCAGGCGCTTGGCGGCGAGTTCGGAAATCTCACGTTGGGCAGGATAGAAGAGATAGGCATAGGCCGTGCGGTCGGAGCGGCCCACCCTCCCCCTCAGCTGGTAGAGCTGCGCGATGCCGTACATGTCGGCCCGGTCGATGATGATGGTGTTCGCGTTGGGAATGTTGATGCCGTTCTCTATGATGGTGGTGGAGACGAGCACGTGAAACCCGCCGTGGATGAACCGGTGCATGATCTCCTCGAGCTGGTGAGAACTCATCTTGCCGTGGGCGACCTCCACCATCACCTCGGGGACGAGGCGCTCGATGAACGTCTTCACCTGGGGAAGGGTTTCCACCCGGTTGTGGAGATAGAAGACCTGGCCTCCGCGCTCCACCTCGCGGCGGATGGCCCGGGCGATGATCTCCTCAGAGAACTCGAGGATGTGCGTCTCTATGGGGCGGCGTTCCCTGGGCGGTGTCTCGAGGAGCGAGATGTCCCGGATCTTGAGGAGCGACATGTGGAGGGTGCGCGGTATCGGGGTTGCGGTGAGGGTGAGACAGTCCACCGAGGCCTTGAGCTCCTTGAGGCGCTCCTTGTCCTTCACGCCGAAACGCTGCTCCTCGTCGATGACGAGGAGTCCGAGATCCTTGAACACCACATCCTTCTGGAGGATACGATGGGTTCCTATGAGTATGTCGACCTTTCCCTCCCGGAGGTCTTTCAGGATCTCCCTCTGTTCCGGGACCGGGACGAACCTCGAGAGCATGGCCGCTCGTACGGGAAAGCCTTCGAGGCGTTCCTGGAAGGTCTCGTAGTGCTGCTCCACCAGGATGGTGGTGGGGGCCAGTATGGCCACCTGTTTTCCGGCCGTCACCGCCTTGAAGGCGGCCCTGAGGGCGATCTCGGTCTTGCCGAAGCCCACGTCCCCGCACACGAGGCGATCCATGGGCCGGGGAGACTCCATGTCGCGCTTCACCTCTTCGATACAGCGCAGCTGGTCTTCGGTCTCCTCGAAGGGGAACCGGGCCTCGAACTCCATCTGCCACTCGGTATCGGGAGGAAAGGCGAATCCGTGGGCGAGCTTCCGGCGCGAGTAGATGGCGAGGAGACGCTTCGCGAGGTCCTCCACCGACTTCTTGACCCGTTCCTTGCGCTTCTGCCAGCTCGAGGACCCCAGTTTGTCGAGACGGGGTGCTGCGTCGGAACTCCCTATGTAACGCTGGACGAGGTTCACCTGTTCGATGGGAACGAACACGTACTCCTCGCCGGCATACTCGAGGTGGAGATAGTCCCGCTCGTTCTCCCCCACCTTCATCCGTTTTATCCCCAGGAAGCGGCCTATGCCGTGGTGAACGTGCACCACGTAGTCGCCGGGGGAGAGCTCCACGAAACTGTCTATGGGCGCGCTCTTCACCCGCTTGACCGAGGCGGGGGTGCGTCTCCTGCGGCCGAAGATCTCGTTCTCGTGGAAGACGGCGCGTTTCGCCTCCGGGAGGACGAAACCGGTGGAGAGACCGGTGAGCTCCACCTTCACGTCCGGGAACTCACGCAGGAGGAAGGCGAGGCGTTCCCGCTGTGGCTCGGAATCCGTGAGGATGTACACACGGTAGCCGAGGGAGAGGAGCCGGGAGAGTTCCTCCTTGAGGAAATTCACGTTTCCGAAGAAGACTCTGGGCCCTTCGCAGGAGAAGTGCACCATGGAGTCTTCCCCTTCGAGAAGGAAGATCTCGATCCTGTCGCGACGGGTCTCGAGGTGCGAGAACGGAAGGAGGACATCCTCCGGCGTGGGTACCGGCCTCAGATGTCTCACCTGTCCATGTACGGTGGAGAGCTCGGTCCTGTAGGCCTCGTCGGCGTGGATGAGCCGCTCCTTGCCCATGAGGAGCAGGAGGGGGGTGCCGGGCACGTAGTCCAGGAGTGAGGAGGAAGTCTCGTAGGCGAGCGGCCAGTAGAGCTCCTCCCCTTGCATCCGCCCCCGCGCTGCAAGCTCCCCGACGAGGCCGTCCACGTCGAGCCTGGGGGCGCGGGCTTTGAGGGCCTCCCTCACGCGGGAGAGCCCCTCCTCCTCCCACAGATATTCCCTCAAGGGCGGGACCACGATCCGGTCCTTCTCCTCCAGGGTGCGTTGACTCGAGGGGTCGAAGAGCCGGATGCGCTCGATCCGGTCGAAGTCCACCACCAGTCGGAAGGCCCCCTCCTCGCCCGGGGCGAAGACGTCCACCACCTCTCCTCGCACCGCACACTCCCCTCTCAGGGACACCCGCGGCACCCGGAAATACCCCATCTCCACGAGACGCCCGGTCAGAGCCGCAGGATCCACCTGCTGCCCCCTCCTCAGGACGAGGAGCCGCTCCCTGAACCGATCCGCGGGCGGCAGGCGCCAGAGAAAGGCCCGCAACGAGGTACACACCACCCCGAGCTCACCCGCCAGGAGCCGGGCGAGGACCTCGGCGCGCCTTCCGAA from Spirochaeta thermophila DSM 6192 includes these protein-coding regions:
- the mfd gene encoding transcription-repair coupling factor; the protein is MDSLFFQDIFSVLSSSRAWKDLLSRYNRGELPIGVRGVQGGFSSFFLARLSGLGRPLCVVFPTEKEAEDAVESLRALGVEAECFPEWGVTPYGEGLAEHAPVFGRRAEVLARLLAGELGVVCTSLRAFLWRLPPADRFRERLLVLRRGQQVDPAALTGRLVEMGYFRVPRVSLRGECAVRGEVVDVFAPGEEGAFRLVVDFDRIERIRLFDPSSQRTLEEKDRIVVPPLREYLWEEEGLSRVREALKARAPRLDVDGLVGELAARGRMQGEELYWPLAYETSSSLLDYVPGTPLLLLMGKERLIHADEAYRTELSTVHGQVRHLRPVPTPEDVLLPFSHLETRRDRIEIFLLEGEDSMVHFSCEGPRVFFGNVNFLKEELSRLLSLGYRVYILTDSEPQRERLAFLLREFPDVKVELTGLSTGFVLPEAKRAVFHENEIFGRRRRTPASVKRVKSAPIDSFVELSPGDYVVHVHHGIGRFLGIKRMKVGENERDYLHLEYAGEEYVFVPIEQVNLVQRYIGSSDAAPRLDKLGSSSWQKRKERVKKSVEDLAKRLLAIYSRRKLAHGFAFPPDTEWQMEFEARFPFEETEDQLRCIEEVKRDMESPRPMDRLVCGDVGFGKTEIALRAAFKAVTAGKQVAILAPTTILVEQHYETFQERLEGFPVRAAMLSRFVPVPEQREILKDLREGKVDILIGTHRILQKDVVFKDLGLLVIDEEQRFGVKDKERLKELKASVDCLTLTATPIPRTLHMSLLKIRDISLLETPPRERRPIETHILEFSEEIIARAIRREVERGGQVFYLHNRVETLPQVKTFIERLVPEVMVEVAHGKMSSHQLEEIMHRFIHGGFHVLVSTTIIENGINIPNANTIIIDRADMYGIAQLYQLRGRVGRSDRTAYAYLFYPAQREISELAAKRLQVIADHTELGAGFKVALKDLEVRGAGNLLGREQSGDIHSVGFDMYLRLLDEAIRELEQKEERPEEEVYLELEYTGFIPDSYIQEPQEKMVVYKKIVSVRTEEDLAAVQEELEDRYGPLPPEVASLLGIAELQILAKKLAIRAIRERKGEVEVEFGKVSLLSPDKVLRLIREGKGRIRLDAHRPHVLRLTGDSVGLKEKAEYLVQQLGRLL